The bacterium genome contains a region encoding:
- a CDS encoding DUF2298 domain-containing protein: MTAYFSTLARLWGASFGLGLLAWPVIMFPCKPLRDRGYAISKVFGTLLVTYGAWLASSLKVVPFGLPSILTSAAVLAITSSLTLLLRRKEVPTLVKPRLRSIALTEVVFIVILALILLLVGYYPDVTPGSEGMMDLGILNSVSRTDYFPAKDVWMSGESMNYYYFGHVLVAAVAKLCQMTPVAFYNPAKALWFALFWLGIFSLGFSMTRRASYGFLAIFLVGIAGNFDALLQLLALCNPLSLDWFGSSRIIPDTINEFPFFSLLWGDLHAYVLSLPLFATSLALIYCLNGRLTPRRGHSDSRETPYGLIVLLALCGGALMVTNAWDLISMSLVLFAVVISALPLVRTGLLRHVIAIARTTFPVLGGAVVLFLPFILSVSQNRPIGFVKERTDSADFVVVFGVLLVPILVEALVAIRFARVGHAGPSGGTSWVVRAFFVVCLYVALGRPTWMLLLLVIPLAVLGYFHMGRLVSGRDKDELEAWLSRGRFFAVLVVSGALIAFSCEMFYVEDVYSGGLARMNTVFKLYLHVWVLWGVSAACAAWVLRSHLLKRLGHVARPAVWGLVIFCLGSGVLYPLLAPISRTKLFSQAHTLDADRAFRNKYPSDAAAVKWLLENAPGQLVIAEASTSAYDWPGRISAFSGHCAVVGWWGHEVGWRDEFEAIHHRAFEIERLFRSTDPNVTIDVISKYGIQLIYYGEVEGEIYGEAGLQKFQSAFETVYASDGVKVFDVRRPKMSVEAGG; encoded by the coding sequence ATGACTGCCTATTTCTCGACACTCGCTAGGCTGTGGGGAGCGAGTTTCGGCCTCGGCCTGCTGGCCTGGCCCGTCATCATGTTCCCCTGCAAGCCTCTCCGCGACCGGGGATATGCCATCAGCAAAGTTTTTGGGACCCTGCTTGTAACCTACGGCGCGTGGCTCGCATCATCGCTCAAGGTTGTGCCTTTCGGCCTGCCTTCAATCCTTACTTCCGCAGCTGTGCTCGCCATAACCTCGTCCCTAACGCTCCTTCTGAGGCGCAAGGAGGTCCCGACTCTCGTCAAACCCCGCCTGCGCTCGATCGCCCTGACCGAGGTCGTGTTCATCGTCATCCTGGCGTTGATTCTCCTGCTGGTCGGCTATTATCCGGACGTAACGCCGGGCTCGGAGGGCATGATGGACCTGGGCATTCTCAACTCCGTATCCAGAACCGATTACTTCCCTGCGAAAGACGTCTGGATGAGCGGCGAGAGCATGAACTACTACTACTTCGGCCATGTCCTCGTGGCCGCGGTTGCGAAGCTCTGCCAAATGACCCCTGTGGCGTTCTACAACCCCGCCAAAGCGCTATGGTTCGCTCTTTTCTGGCTCGGGATATTTTCACTGGGTTTCTCGATGACCCGGCGCGCCTCATACGGCTTCCTAGCCATTTTCTTGGTCGGGATAGCGGGGAACTTCGACGCCCTACTGCAACTTTTGGCGCTCTGTAACCCCCTCTCGCTTGACTGGTTCGGCTCCTCGAGAATCATCCCAGACACCATCAATGAGTTCCCATTCTTCAGCCTGCTGTGGGGTGATCTGCACGCTTACGTCCTCTCGCTTCCGCTCTTTGCGACGTCCCTGGCCCTTATCTACTGCCTGAATGGGCGACTCACACCAAGGCGCGGGCATTCTGACAGCAGGGAAACCCCATACGGGCTCATCGTCCTCTTGGCACTGTGCGGAGGCGCGCTCATGGTAACGAACGCCTGGGACTTAATCTCGATGTCACTTGTCCTGTTTGCTGTTGTGATCTCCGCCCTGCCCCTTGTGAGAACTGGCCTCCTGCGGCATGTTATCGCCATTGCCAGGACTACATTCCCGGTTCTCGGCGGGGCAGTGGTTCTATTTCTCCCCTTCATACTCTCCGTCTCGCAGAACCGCCCCATCGGCTTCGTCAAGGAGCGAACCGATTCTGCCGATTTTGTGGTTGTCTTCGGGGTATTGCTCGTGCCGATTCTAGTGGAGGCGCTGGTTGCGATTCGTTTTGCACGGGTGGGTCATGCAGGGCCAAGTGGTGGGACGTCGTGGGTGGTCCGGGCCTTTTTTGTTGTCTGTCTATATGTCGCTTTGGGGCGGCCAACTTGGATGCTACTCCTATTGGTCATCCCGCTGGCAGTCCTGGGATACTTTCACATGGGTAGGCTAGTTTCCGGGCGGGACAAGGATGAGTTAGAGGCTTGGCTCTCACGGGGTCGGTTCTTCGCGGTCCTTGTGGTCTCGGGGGCGCTGATAGCTTTTTCATGTGAGATGTTCTATGTAGAGGACGTTTACAGTGGAGGTCTGGCTCGGATGAATACCGTCTTCAAGCTTTACTTGCACGTGTGGGTGCTGTGGGGGGTCTCGGCGGCGTGCGCGGCGTGGGTGCTCAGAAGCCATTTGCTAAAACGACTGGGCCATGTCGCTAGACCAGCCGTCTGGGGGCTTGTTATCTTCTGTCTTGGCTCGGGCGTGCTCTATCCGCTGCTGGCGCCGATCTCCAGAACCAAACTCTTCTCGCAGGCCCATACTCTTGATGCGGACCGGGCCTTCAGGAACAAGTATCCTTCCGACGCTGCCGCGGTCAAATGGCTTCTGGAAAACGCACCAGGTCAGCTTGTCATCGCGGAGGCTAGCACATCCGCCTACGATTGGCCGGGCCGAATCTCTGCTTTCAGTGGGCACTGTGCAGTAGTTGGTTGGTGGGGACATGAGGTAGGATGGCGGGATGAGTTCGAGGCGATACATCACAGAGCATTCGAGATCGAACGGCTCTTCAGGTCGACCGACCCAAACGTGACCATCG